In the Candidatus Nitrosotalea sinensis genome, one interval contains:
- a CDS encoding DUF7521 family protein, translating into MSESPTLEYILLVAHLVVGFLLVFFSAKAFTRTKYKPMILLAIGFTLLVLGETVVEYAFNFLQNENLQKIIEEGFEIAGFAVLILAVKKS; encoded by the coding sequence ATGTCAGAATCTCCCACATTAGAATACATACTTTTAGTTGCACATTTGGTAGTAGGCTTTTTGTTGGTATTTTTTTCTGCCAAGGCATTTACAAGAACAAAATACAAACCAATGATACTTTTAGCTATAGGATTTACATTATTGGTTTTGGGAGAAACAGTTGTAGAATATGCGTTTAATTTCTTGCAAAATGAAAATCTACAAAAAATAATCGAGGAAGGTTTTGAGATAGCAGGATTTGCAGTGCTTATACTAGCAGTAAAGAAAAGCTAG
- a CDS encoding ArsR/SmtB family transcription factor, with amino-acid sequence MTDNDEILSILGDEYSRKILSILSKNEMNAQEISENLGIPSSTTYRKIKNLENIKLVKKTKVIRTLEGLDESYYKSLVSGIEIKFKDGEISCKIERFTMDQKIQRLWEKFSE; translated from the coding sequence ATGACTGACAATGATGAAATATTATCAATTTTGGGAGACGAATACAGCAGAAAGATACTTTCCATACTATCAAAAAATGAGATGAACGCACAGGAAATATCAGAGAATTTAGGCATACCAAGCTCTACAACATATCGCAAGATAAAGAATTTAGAGAATATCAAACTAGTAAAAAAGACCAAAGTCATAAGGACCTTGGAAGGATTAGATGAAAGTTATTACAAAAGTCTAGTATCTGGCATAGAGATAAAATTCAAAGACGGTGAAATTTCCTGCAAGATTGAAAGATTTACTATGGATCAAAAAATTCAGAGATTGTGGGAAAAATTTTCAGAGTGA